The following are encoded in a window of Oncorhynchus mykiss isolate Arlee chromosome 11, USDA_OmykA_1.1, whole genome shotgun sequence genomic DNA:
- the LOC110535571 gene encoding E3 ubiquitin-protein ligase RNF152, giving the protein METRSLSQDSILECQICFNYYSPRRRPKLLDCRHTCCSVCLTQMRSSQKEIRCPWCRGVTKLPAGLSVSQLPDDPDIITVIAIPHASEHTPVFIRLPSNGCYMLPLPAAKERALLPGELGCRFLPGGSGQQKVDVAVVAMPELQPLGMSLDGLEEAERRGAGGGGGGGGKGSTWSGVCTVILVACVLLFLLGIVLHNMSCISKRFTVISCG; this is encoded by the coding sequence ATGGAGACTCGGTCTCTCTCGCAGGACTCCATCTTGGAGTGTCAGATCTGTTTTAACTACTACAGCCCGCGAAGGAGGCCCAAGCTGCTGGACTGCAGACACACGTGCTGCTCTGTGTGCCTGACCCAGATGCGGTCCAGCCAGAAAGAGATCCGCTGCCCCTGGTGCCGTGGCGTCACCAAACTCCCCGCCGGCCTCTCCGTCTCCCAGCTCCCCGATGACCCTGACATCATTACAGTCATCGCCATCCCGCATGCCTCCGAGCACACGCCCGTCTTCATCCGCCTGCCTAGCAATGGCTGCTACATGCTGCCCCTGCCCGCTGCTAAGGAGAGGGCGCTGTTGCCTGGCGAACTTGGCTGCCGGTTCCTGCCAGGTGGCAGCGGGCAGCAGAAGGTGGATGTGGCGGTGGTGGCCATGCCTGAGCTGCAGCCCCTGGGGATGAGTCTCGACGGcctggaggaggcagagaggaggggagccgggggaggaggtggtggaggggggaaGGGCTCCACGTGGTCCGGGGTGTGTACAGTGATCCTGGTAGCCTGtgtcctgctctttctcctgggTATCGTGCTCCACAACATGTCCTGCATCTCCAAACGTTTTACTGTCATCTCCTGTGGCTGA